From a region of the Burkholderia lata genome:
- a CDS encoding ABC transporter permease, with product MSTAPISTHTAQDASRARRAQVVRLVQARGAIAILVLVCLIAGRVFPHFLSAPNLLDIVAAAAFVALITIGQSFVIILGGFDLSVGSLVGLGTVIAAYAAPYGWGAALAAPVGAGLIVGLVNGWLIARARMAPFIVTLAALLGLKGLSLVLASQDMLIANPGFFATIANGSLFGIGNLVWIVVVAYLVAAFVLNHTRYGAGVFAIGGNEEAARMLGVNVEGLKIVTYGLSGALAGLAGALLASRLDSGLPGAGNSYELQSIAAAVIGGVLLTGGVGTLFGPLAGVLLLGVIENVINQVGTLSPYYQNLASGAFLLLAVIAQTLLTGKRRKR from the coding sequence ATGTCGACCGCGCCGATTTCCACGCACACCGCGCAGGACGCGAGCCGCGCGCGACGCGCGCAGGTTGTCCGGCTCGTGCAGGCGCGCGGCGCGATCGCGATCCTCGTGCTCGTGTGCCTGATCGCCGGCCGCGTGTTCCCGCATTTCCTGAGCGCGCCGAACCTGCTCGACATCGTCGCGGCCGCCGCGTTCGTCGCGCTGATCACGATCGGGCAGAGCTTCGTGATCATCCTCGGCGGCTTCGATCTATCGGTCGGCTCGCTCGTCGGGCTCGGCACCGTGATCGCCGCGTATGCGGCGCCGTACGGCTGGGGCGCCGCGCTGGCCGCGCCTGTTGGCGCGGGGCTGATCGTCGGGCTCGTGAACGGCTGGCTGATCGCGCGGGCGCGGATGGCGCCGTTCATCGTCACGCTCGCCGCGTTGCTCGGGTTGAAAGGGCTGTCGCTCGTGCTCGCGAGCCAGGACATGCTGATCGCCAACCCGGGGTTCTTCGCGACGATCGCGAACGGTTCGCTGTTCGGCATCGGCAACCTGGTGTGGATCGTGGTCGTCGCGTATCTCGTCGCCGCGTTCGTGCTGAATCACACGCGCTACGGCGCGGGCGTGTTCGCGATCGGCGGCAACGAAGAGGCGGCGCGCATGCTCGGCGTGAACGTCGAAGGGCTCAAGATCGTCACGTACGGGCTGAGCGGGGCGCTGGCCGGGCTGGCTGGTGCGCTGCTCGCGTCGCGGCTCGATTCGGGGCTGCCGGGCGCGGGCAACAGCTATGAGCTGCAGTCGATCGCCGCGGCGGTGATCGGCGGCGTGCTGCTGACGGGCGGCGTCGGCACGCTGTTCGGGCCGCTTGCCGGCGTGCTGCTGCTCGGCGTGATCGAGAACGTGATCAACCAGGTCGGGACGTTGAGCCCGTACTACCAGAACCTCGCGAGCGGCGCGTTCCTGCTGCTCGCGGTGATCGCGCAGACGCTGCTCACCGGGAAGCGGCGCAAGCGGTAG
- a CDS encoding flagellar motor protein, translating into MDLLTLAGVVLGGAAIVFGFALEGGHFSMLFQFEALVIVLGGTLGAVMIQNTWARFFDAVKQLRLAFVRAREVDRKNLSDLLEWGDRAKLDGLLAFESMDVSGIHPFARRGLELLANGVSTAVLEDALQRELDAYERSRLAAARVWQQAGGYAPTFGILGSVLGLVQVTSHILEPAQLGPGIAVAFIATLYGLAFANLVFLPLYGKLRAQIDSELRFRKLYLDGLLAISRKESPHTIETRLTGDVRGRAVESLA; encoded by the coding sequence ATGGATCTGTTGACCCTGGCCGGTGTGGTGTTGGGCGGCGCGGCGATCGTGTTCGGTTTCGCGCTGGAAGGCGGCCATTTTTCGATGCTGTTCCAGTTCGAGGCGCTCGTGATCGTGCTCGGCGGCACGCTCGGCGCGGTGATGATCCAGAACACCTGGGCGCGCTTTTTCGACGCGGTGAAGCAATTGCGGCTCGCGTTCGTGCGTGCGCGCGAAGTCGATCGCAAGAACCTGTCCGACCTGCTCGAATGGGGCGACCGCGCGAAGCTCGACGGGCTGCTCGCGTTCGAATCGATGGACGTGAGCGGCATCCATCCGTTCGCGCGCCGTGGGCTCGAACTGCTGGCGAACGGTGTGTCGACCGCCGTGCTCGAAGACGCGTTGCAGCGCGAACTCGATGCCTACGAACGCAGCCGCCTCGCCGCCGCGCGTGTATGGCAGCAGGCCGGCGGGTATGCGCCGACGTTCGGCATTCTCGGTTCGGTGCTCGGGCTCGTGCAGGTGACGAGCCATATTCTCGAACCGGCGCAGCTCGGGCCGGGCATCGCGGTTGCGTTCATCGCGACGCTGTACGGGCTGGCGTTCGCGAACCTCGTGTTCCTGCCGCTGTACGGCAAGCTGCGCGCGCAGATCGACAGCGAGCTGCGGTTTCGCAAGCTGTATCTCGACGGCTTGCTGGCGATTTCGCGCAAGGAGTCGCCGCATACGATCGAGACGCGCCTGACCGGTGACGTCCGCGGGCGCGCGGTCGAATCGCTCGCGTGA
- a CDS encoding DUF3761 domain-containing protein has translation MKKTMLIAALVAGMGMSIGAFAQVPASAPAGTTGLCKDGSFYSGASKKGACAGHKGVKTWYGASSAAAASAPAAAPAMAASAAPASGTAPAKSAAATTAATTAAAPGGGPGKVWANDSTKVYHCSTDKYYGKTKHGSYMSEADAKAKGYHASHGKACS, from the coding sequence ATGAAAAAGACGATGTTGATCGCCGCGCTGGTCGCCGGCATGGGTATGTCGATCGGTGCATTCGCGCAGGTTCCGGCCAGCGCGCCGGCCGGCACGACCGGTCTGTGCAAGGACGGCTCGTTCTACTCGGGCGCGTCGAAGAAGGGCGCATGCGCGGGCCACAAGGGTGTGAAGACCTGGTACGGCGCATCGTCGGCGGCCGCCGCGAGCGCACCGGCCGCCGCGCCGGCCATGGCCGCCTCGGCAGCCCCCGCATCGGGCACCGCGCCGGCGAAGAGCGCAGCTGCAACGACCGCAGCGACCACGGCCGCAGCGCCGGGCGGCGGCCCGGGCAAGGTGTGGGCCAACGACAGCACGAAGGTCTATCACTGCTCGACCGACAAGTACTACGGCAAGACGAAGCACGGCAGCTACATGTCGGAAGCCGACGCGAAGGCGAAGGGCTATCACGCGTCGCACGGCAAGGCCTGTTCGTAA
- a CDS encoding polyhydroxyalkanoate depolymerase — protein MNLLAYPFYQWSAECTRPARAWAAAARATMSLWPPATATPTGRMLDAVCELLECCAFSHRRPPFGIASIVADGETVPIVEEAAAATPFGTLLHFRKALPVARQPRVLIVAPMSGHFATLLRGTVHTMLADHDVYITDWHNPRDIPLTAGRFGFDEYVAHVIDFIHQIGPDAHVLAICQPTVAALAAVALMAAGGDPAQPASLTLMAGPIDCRVNPTKVNALATSQPIEWFARNLISVVPAGFVGAQRCVYPGFVQVGAFMSMNPDRHAASFADLYYERAKGDPEKADTLRHFYDEYFATADLTAEFYLETVEKVFQQYALARGELTVGERLVEPAAIHRTALLTIEGEKDDICAVGQTVAAQELCSGLPPYLKTHHVQTGAGHYGVFNGSRWETQIYPIVRATIHDNEPYDRTAGAEGDANGTHYVTLRALLDARATAHDAATDTESHHTH, from the coding sequence ATGAATCTGCTTGCCTATCCGTTCTATCAATGGTCTGCCGAATGCACGCGCCCGGCGCGCGCATGGGCCGCCGCCGCACGCGCGACGATGTCGCTGTGGCCACCCGCCACCGCAACGCCGACCGGCCGCATGCTCGACGCAGTGTGCGAGCTGCTCGAATGCTGCGCGTTCTCGCATCGGCGTCCGCCGTTCGGCATCGCGTCGATCGTCGCCGACGGCGAGACGGTGCCGATCGTCGAGGAAGCCGCCGCGGCCACACCGTTCGGCACGCTGCTGCATTTCCGCAAGGCGCTGCCGGTCGCGCGTCAGCCGCGTGTGCTGATCGTAGCTCCTATGTCCGGGCATTTCGCGACGCTGTTGCGCGGCACCGTGCATACGATGCTCGCTGACCATGACGTGTACATCACCGACTGGCACAACCCGCGCGACATCCCGCTGACGGCCGGACGCTTCGGCTTCGACGAATACGTCGCGCACGTGATCGACTTCATCCACCAGATCGGCCCGGACGCGCATGTGCTCGCGATCTGCCAGCCGACCGTCGCCGCACTCGCGGCGGTCGCGCTGATGGCGGCCGGCGGCGATCCGGCGCAGCCCGCGAGCCTGACGCTGATGGCAGGGCCGATCGATTGCCGCGTGAATCCGACGAAGGTCAACGCGCTCGCGACGAGCCAGCCGATCGAATGGTTCGCGCGGAACCTGATCAGCGTCGTGCCGGCGGGCTTCGTCGGTGCGCAGCGATGCGTGTATCCGGGCTTCGTGCAGGTCGGCGCGTTCATGTCGATGAATCCCGATCGCCACGCGGCGTCGTTCGCCGACCTGTATTACGAACGCGCGAAAGGCGATCCGGAGAAAGCCGACACGCTGCGGCACTTCTACGACGAATACTTCGCCACCGCCGATCTCACTGCGGAGTTCTATCTGGAAACGGTCGAGAAGGTGTTCCAGCAATACGCACTCGCACGCGGCGAGCTGACGGTCGGCGAGCGGCTCGTCGAACCGGCGGCGATTCATCGCACCGCGCTGTTGACGATCGAAGGCGAGAAGGACGATATCTGCGCGGTCGGCCAGACGGTGGCCGCGCAGGAGCTGTGTTCGGGGTTGCCGCCGTACCTGAAGACGCACCACGTGCAGACGGGCGCAGGCCACTACGGCGTGTTCAACGGCAGCCGCTGGGAAACGCAGATTTATCCAATCGTGCGTGCGACGATCCACGACAACGAGCCATACGATCGCACCGCGGGTGCGGAAGGCGATGCGAACGGCACGCACTACGTGACGCTGCGCGCGCTGCTCGATGCCCGCGCAACCGCACACGATGCAGCGACCGATACGGAGTCGCATCACACCCACTGA
- a CDS encoding ABC transporter permease — MNLANLMSEPEGARRTSRRSLFVQARDHSVYLAFIALAVFNLIVTPGFSNPLAARSLLFQAAPIVLIALGQNLAIATRGIDLSVGSVMALSSAIIAVCLPYGTGAAFAAAIAIGLAVGLFNGGLVARLGIDPLISGLALLVAARGLAQALLGGSRVSLPPSDAFDFIGIGTFLGLPVVMLIALACAAIVFFVVRNTTFGRYTILVGASRDAAHLAGVPVRRTLLAVYAASGALAGLAGLFATARLGAGDPNYVGVNFELDAIAASVIGGTPLSGGRVSIVGTVFGVLLLQLLDASFIMNNISFTYAQILKAAFILGALYLQRSGA, encoded by the coding sequence GTGAATCTAGCCAACCTGATGAGCGAACCGGAAGGCGCACGCCGTACGTCGCGCCGCTCGCTGTTCGTGCAGGCGCGCGACCACAGCGTGTATCTCGCGTTCATCGCGCTCGCGGTCTTCAACCTGATCGTCACGCCCGGGTTCTCGAATCCGCTCGCCGCGCGCAGCTTGCTGTTCCAGGCCGCGCCGATCGTGCTGATCGCGCTCGGGCAGAACCTCGCGATCGCGACGCGCGGGATCGACCTGTCGGTCGGGTCGGTGATGGCGCTGTCGAGCGCGATCATTGCCGTGTGTTTGCCATACGGAACGGGCGCCGCGTTCGCCGCGGCGATTGCGATCGGGCTCGCGGTCGGCCTCTTCAACGGCGGGCTCGTCGCGCGTCTCGGCATCGATCCGCTGATTTCCGGGCTGGCGTTGCTGGTTGCCGCGCGTGGGCTTGCACAGGCATTGCTCGGCGGTTCGCGCGTGAGCCTGCCGCCTTCCGATGCATTCGATTTCATCGGCATCGGTACGTTTTTAGGGTTGCCGGTCGTGATGCTGATCGCGCTCGCTTGCGCGGCGATCGTGTTCTTCGTCGTGCGCAACACGACCTTCGGGCGCTACACCATTCTCGTTGGCGCGAGCCGCGATGCCGCGCATCTCGCCGGCGTGCCGGTACGGCGCACGTTGCTCGCCGTGTATGCGGCGAGCGGAGCGCTTGCGGGGCTCGCTGGCCTGTTCGCCACCGCACGGCTCGGTGCGGGTGATCCGAACTACGTCGGCGTGAACTTCGAACTCGATGCGATCGCCGCGTCGGTGATCGGCGGCACGCCGCTCTCCGGCGGACGCGTGTCGATCGTCGGCACCGTGTTCGGCGTGCTGCTGCTGCAACTGCTCGATGCCAGCTTCATCATGAACAACATCAGCTTCACCTATGCGCAGATCCTGAAGGCGGCGTTCATCCTCGGCGCGCTGTACCTGCAGCGCTCGGGGGCCTGA
- a CDS encoding HHHH-motif protein, producing the protein MKRIAKILTATAVACAVLAPALAEAHSHRVCHVDHHHHRVCRWVR; encoded by the coding sequence ATGAAGCGCATCGCGAAGATCCTGACGGCCACCGCAGTGGCATGTGCCGTCCTTGCTCCGGCACTGGCCGAAGCGCATTCGCACCGTGTGTGCCACGTCGATCATCACCACCATCGCGTGTGCCGCTGGGTGCGGTAA
- a CDS encoding cupin domain-containing protein — MSTPTPTAFSHVKPQDTAYRGEGLRDFFLYRDLGIAAATNGKVVAQLVRANHAPEAGTGWHRHEAEFHIVIMLKGWARFMYGELETLVAAGDCVHQAPGIVHYLFDYSPDMEYLEIVGPADFKSIDVEGPCAVPPPTPWGEAGA, encoded by the coding sequence ATGAGCACACCGACCCCCACCGCTTTTTCCCATGTGAAGCCGCAGGACACCGCGTATCGAGGCGAAGGCCTGCGCGACTTCTTCCTGTACCGCGATCTCGGCATCGCGGCCGCGACGAACGGCAAGGTCGTCGCGCAACTCGTCAGGGCGAATCATGCACCGGAGGCGGGCACCGGCTGGCACCGTCACGAGGCCGAGTTCCATATCGTGATCATGCTGAAGGGCTGGGCGCGCTTCATGTACGGTGAACTCGAGACGCTGGTGGCCGCTGGCGACTGCGTGCACCAGGCGCCGGGGATCGTCCATTACCTGTTCGACTATTCGCCGGACATGGAGTACCTGGAGATCGTCGGGCCCGCCGATTTCAAGTCGATCGATGTCGAAGGGCCGTGCGCGGTGCCGCCGCCGACACCGTGGGGAGAGGCGGGGGCGTAG
- a CDS encoding lytic transglycosylase domain-containing protein: MQRRCTPWLWFAMLLLSALFVAPARADDAVPGSECFERAAGYQGVNPQILRAIAWYESKGNPAAVHRNADGSIDVGQTQINSVHFGELRRYGVPPGALKDACVNIYVAAWMLKRKMVRYGNTWQAIGAYHSETPRYRDEYARNIHAVLVSWGLHE, encoded by the coding sequence ATGCAACGACGCTGCACGCCATGGCTGTGGTTTGCGATGTTGTTGTTGAGCGCACTCTTCGTTGCGCCGGCGCGTGCGGACGACGCCGTGCCCGGTAGTGAATGCTTCGAGCGCGCGGCCGGCTATCAGGGCGTCAACCCGCAGATCCTGCGCGCGATCGCCTGGTACGAATCGAAGGGCAATCCGGCTGCCGTGCATCGCAACGCGGACGGCAGCATCGACGTCGGCCAGACCCAGATCAACTCGGTGCACTTCGGCGAGCTGCGCCGTTACGGTGTACCGCCGGGCGCGCTGAAGGATGCCTGCGTGAACATCTACGTCGCGGCCTGGATGCTGAAACGCAAGATGGTCCGCTACGGGAACACCTGGCAGGCGATCGGCGCCTATCACTCGGAAACGCCGCGCTATCGGGACGAATACGCGCGAAACATCCACGCGGTGCTCGTGTCGTGGGGCTTGCACGAGTGA
- a CDS encoding glutathione S-transferase family protein → MEVTGQTTLTISSRNYSSWSMRGWLLAKLSGLTFETVSVPIDAASRAELLLLSPSILVPCLTHDGNTVWDTLAIAEYLNEIRPQARLLPEDRQARAHCRSICGEMHSGFSALRSALPMNLRAHFPGFRIWSRAQHDIQRIVTIWRECLAAYGGPWLFGAEIGIADAMYAPVVTRFLTYDVKLEPDIAEYCMQVLAHPFVAEWIDAAKAEHEDIDELDMEF, encoded by the coding sequence ATGGAAGTCACCGGACAGACGACGTTGACCATCAGCAGCCGCAACTACTCGTCGTGGTCGATGCGCGGCTGGCTGCTCGCGAAGCTGAGCGGGCTCACGTTCGAGACGGTGAGCGTGCCGATCGATGCCGCGTCGCGCGCAGAGTTGCTGCTGCTGTCGCCGTCGATTCTCGTGCCGTGCCTGACGCACGACGGCAACACGGTGTGGGACACGCTCGCGATCGCCGAATACCTGAACGAAATCCGGCCGCAGGCTCGGCTGCTGCCTGAAGACCGGCAAGCACGCGCGCATTGCCGGTCGATCTGCGGCGAGATGCATTCCGGTTTCAGCGCGTTGCGATCCGCGTTGCCGATGAACCTGCGCGCGCATTTCCCCGGCTTCCGGATCTGGTCGCGCGCGCAGCACGACATCCAGCGGATCGTGACGATCTGGCGCGAGTGCCTGGCCGCGTACGGCGGCCCCTGGTTGTTCGGCGCGGAGATCGGTATTGCCGACGCGATGTATGCGCCGGTCGTCACGCGCTTCCTGACCTACGACGTGAAGCTGGAACCCGATATCGCCGAGTACTGCATGCAGGTGCTTGCGCATCCGTTCGTGGCCGAGTGGATCGATGCGGCGAAGGCGGAGCACGAAGACATCGACGAACTCGACATGGAGTTCTGA
- a CDS encoding OmpA/MotB family protein, with protein MTARTDGASAVDRDDDELEGAQSGRWLISYADLITTLMVLFLALYVLQLAKYNALDARYQTLARHAESAASASAAATAAVTPEHAPPWLALLDSLKSNGRISLVKAPHGVEIGIDAKILFNVGDARLLPDSSPVLNQIAQALSDHATGDILVEGHTDSVPIANAKYESNWELSSARAGSVVRYLTERGVAPHRLAAIGRADTQPLVASDDAAARARNRRVTIFVAY; from the coding sequence ATGACTGCTCGAACTGACGGTGCATCCGCCGTCGATCGCGACGACGACGAACTCGAAGGCGCGCAATCCGGCCGCTGGCTGATTTCGTACGCGGATCTCATCACGACGCTGATGGTGCTGTTTCTCGCGCTGTACGTGCTCCAGCTCGCGAAATACAACGCGCTCGATGCGCGGTACCAGACGCTCGCGCGGCATGCCGAAAGCGCGGCGAGCGCATCCGCTGCTGCTACCGCTGCCGTGACGCCTGAGCACGCACCGCCGTGGCTCGCGTTGCTCGATTCGTTGAAATCGAACGGCCGGATCTCGCTCGTGAAAGCGCCGCATGGCGTCGAGATTGGCATCGACGCGAAGATCCTGTTCAACGTCGGCGATGCGCGCCTGCTACCCGATTCGTCGCCCGTGCTGAACCAGATCGCGCAGGCACTGAGCGATCACGCGACCGGCGACATTCTCGTCGAAGGCCACACCGACAGCGTGCCGATCGCGAACGCGAAATACGAATCGAACTGGGAGCTGTCGTCGGCGCGTGCTGGGAGCGTCGTGCGCTACCTGACCGAGCGTGGCGTGGCACCGCACCGGCTCGCCGCGATCGGACGGGCCGATACGCAGCCGCTCGTCGCGAGCGACGATGCGGCCGCGCGGGCGCGAAACCGGCGTGTCACGATCTTCGTTGCATACTGA
- a CDS encoding Crp/Fnr family transcriptional regulator — translation MNRQQSWTRTAAPGEIIYSEGFAGEPVIFLITDGKVELSTRCDDKRVVVATLGRGEFFGESALLAAEPRAHTAKALSFCQLTVVPAGMLDEEIERVSALLRHIVRTMIRRVKRKDDQLATYTHADFMPGVLSYAHVLSLMAGAEARDGGDSWARRPMQTHAAETSVPLAEVIRKCRAIAGHSRPHVLAMLRRMEKLNLVTIEAAQADHAGGAVDYAASSDARQVVTFDAARVIDRAQQVADHDLDLSINSELELIELADLEALIGVEKTMLLNKLSNGEIADELFAFRKSKVLSYVEQKGVTYFSRRNARRGGDVRALEDLVWIDQRTLFDVISAFDTYDLAKLIANLDDRAVADKLFSVMTEARRNEVSWVMRRELKLDPIEIEDIERRVLDAVRAAKAPAAGTAPVASASDA, via the coding sequence TTGAATCGTCAGCAATCGTGGACGCGTACGGCGGCGCCCGGAGAAATCATTTACTCCGAGGGCTTTGCGGGTGAGCCCGTCATCTTCTTGATCACCGACGGCAAGGTCGAGCTGTCCACGCGATGCGACGACAAGCGCGTCGTCGTCGCGACGCTCGGCCGCGGCGAGTTCTTCGGTGAATCGGCGTTGCTCGCGGCCGAGCCGCGTGCCCATACCGCGAAGGCGCTTTCATTCTGTCAGCTGACGGTCGTGCCGGCCGGCATGCTCGACGAGGAAATCGAGCGCGTGTCGGCGCTGTTGCGCCACATCGTGCGGACGATGATCCGCCGCGTGAAGCGCAAGGACGACCAACTCGCCACCTACACGCATGCCGACTTCATGCCGGGTGTGCTGTCGTATGCGCATGTGCTGTCGCTGATGGCGGGCGCCGAAGCGCGCGATGGCGGCGACTCTTGGGCGCGCCGGCCGATGCAGACCCATGCGGCCGAAACCTCGGTGCCGCTTGCCGAAGTGATCCGCAAATGCCGCGCGATTGCCGGCCACTCGCGGCCGCACGTGCTCGCGATGCTTCGACGCATGGAGAAGCTCAATCTCGTCACGATCGAAGCGGCGCAGGCGGACCATGCAGGCGGGGCGGTCGACTATGCGGCGTCGTCGGATGCGCGCCAGGTCGTCACGTTCGATGCCGCGCGCGTGATCGATCGTGCGCAACAGGTGGCCGATCACGATCTCGACCTGTCGATCAACAGCGAGCTCGAGCTCATCGAGCTGGCCGATCTTGAAGCGCTGATCGGCGTCGAGAAGACGATGCTGCTTAACAAGTTGTCGAACGGCGAGATTGCAGACGAGTTGTTCGCGTTCCGCAAATCGAAGGTCCTCAGTTACGTCGAACAGAAGGGCGTGACGTACTTCTCGCGACGCAATGCGCGTCGCGGCGGCGACGTGCGCGCGCTGGAGGATCTCGTGTGGATCGACCAGCGCACGCTGTTCGACGTCATCAGCGCGTTCGATACCTACGATCTCGCGAAGCTGATCGCGAATCTCGACGATCGCGCGGTGGCCGACAAGCTGTTCTCCGTGATGACCGAGGCGCGGCGCAACGAGGTGTCGTGGGTGATGCGCCGCGAGCTCAAGCTCGATCCGATCGAGATCGAGGACATCGAGCGGCGCGTGCTGGATGCCGTTCGCGCGGCGAAGGCGCCGGCGGCGGGCACTGCGCCTGTCGCATCGGCATCGGATGCATGA
- a CDS encoding methyl-accepting chemotaxis protein: MHFWRKLSIQNKLILSMTSCLLVFVAISSGLSIRLIGNAVRDRVVREELPTAVNGIRADVQRQMAGPIAASRILARDAFLLQWEADGEPDAGTRNWIQLAKNVKDEQKAASVQWVSVKSGNYYNESGLQRKVTDKDQWLTGFLSSGKAFDVNMDREVTVGGYMMFINSRVELDGVPIGAACMSLSVDALAKGIAAYRIGETGFAYLVRPDGAIMMHRDTALIDGKHFMKDQQGLPGDASSTLLAGQPYAYLSYNGDGGARFIATSFIPELNAYVVVEVPQAELLGPVTRAIRSAALVAAVVGLGVALLVIWLVGRAIAAPIRRAATLLSEIASGQGDLTRRMTVESEDEIGQLSDAFNRFVSSLSTLVHSIRAASSSIATGSAQIATGNADLSERTEGQSSNLERTASSMEEITAVVRNNTETATTAAKMINGASDTAARGGQVVGEVVTTMQEISDASQRISEIIVMIDSISFQTNILALNAAVEAARAGEQGRGFAVVASEVRNLAQRSAQAAKEIKVLIEHSAGTVNTGSRLVSEAGKVMRDVVSQVQGVSAMMSEIAEASLEQSAGIDQIGDAVQSLDQMTQQNAALVEESAAAAASLKQQAAELTRLVSAFKVDE, encoded by the coding sequence ATGCATTTCTGGCGCAAGCTTTCCATACAGAACAAGCTGATTCTCAGCATGACGAGTTGCCTGCTCGTGTTCGTCGCGATCTCGAGCGGACTCAGCATCCGTCTGATCGGCAACGCGGTGCGCGATCGCGTCGTCCGCGAAGAGCTGCCGACGGCCGTGAACGGCATCCGCGCCGACGTGCAGCGGCAGATGGCCGGGCCGATCGCCGCGTCGCGGATTCTCGCGCGCGACGCGTTCCTGCTGCAATGGGAAGCCGACGGCGAACCCGACGCCGGCACGCGCAACTGGATCCAGCTCGCGAAGAACGTGAAGGACGAGCAGAAGGCGGCGTCGGTGCAGTGGGTGTCCGTGAAGAGCGGCAACTACTACAACGAATCCGGCCTGCAGCGGAAGGTGACCGACAAGGATCAGTGGCTGACCGGCTTCCTGTCGTCCGGCAAGGCGTTCGACGTGAACATGGACCGCGAGGTGACGGTCGGCGGCTACATGATGTTCATCAACAGCCGCGTCGAGCTTGATGGCGTGCCGATCGGTGCGGCGTGTATGAGCTTGTCGGTCGATGCGCTTGCGAAGGGTATTGCTGCGTACCGGATTGGTGAGACCGGGTTTGCGTATCTCGTGCGTCCCGATGGCGCGATCATGATGCATCGCGATACGGCTCTGATCGACGGCAAGCATTTCATGAAGGATCAGCAGGGGCTGCCGGGTGATGCGTCGTCGACGCTGTTGGCTGGGCAGCCGTATGCGTATCTGAGCTACAACGGCGACGGCGGTGCGCGGTTCATTGCGACGTCGTTCATTCCGGAATTGAATGCGTATGTCGTCGTCGAGGTGCCGCAGGCGGAACTGCTCGGGCCGGTGACGCGTGCGATTCGTAGCGCTGCGCTGGTTGCTGCGGTGGTGGGGCTGGGTGTTGCACTGCTCGTGATCTGGCTGGTGGGGCGTGCGATTGCCGCGCCGATTCGTCGCGCGGCGACGCTGCTGTCGGAGATCGCCAGCGGGCAGGGTGACCTGACGCGCCGGATGACGGTTGAGAGCGAGGACGAGATCGGGCAGTTGTCGGATGCGTTCAACCGGTTCGTGTCGTCACTGTCGACGCTGGTGCACAGCATTCGCGCGGCTTCCTCGTCGATTGCCACCGGGTCGGCGCAGATTGCAACCGGGAATGCTGACCTCAGCGAACGCACCGAAGGGCAGTCGAGCAACCTGGAGCGCACGGCTTCGTCGATGGAAGAGATCACGGCTGTGGTGCGGAACAACACCGAGACGGCGACGACGGCCGCGAAGATGATCAACGGCGCTTCCGATACGGCGGCGCGCGGCGGACAGGTGGTGGGTGAAGTCGTGACCACGATGCAGGAGATCAGCGACGCGTCGCAGCGGATCTCCGAGATCATCGTGATGATCGATAGCATCTCGTTCCAGACGAATATTCTGGCGCTGAATGCGGCGGTGGAAGCGGCGCGGGCCGGGGAGCAGGGGCGCGGGTTTGCGGTGGTGGCTTCGGAAGTGCGGAATCTGGCGCAACGCAGCGCGCAGGCGGCTAAGGAGATCAAGGTGCTGATCGAGCATAGCGCGGGGACGGTGAATACCGGGTCGCGGCTGGTCAGTGAAGCCGGGAAGGTGATGCGTGATGTCGTGTCGCAAGTGCAGGGCGTGAGCGCGATGATGAGCGAGATTGCCGAAGCGAGCCTGGAGCAGAGTGCTGGTATTGATCAGATCGGCGACGCGGTGCAGTCGCTCGATCAGATGACGCAGCAGAATGCGGCGCTGGTGGAAGAAAGCGCGGCGGCCGCGGCGAGCTTGAAGCAGCAGGCGGCGGAATTGACACGGCTGGTGTCGGCTTTCAAGGTGGATGAATAA